The genomic segment GCTCATTTCTCCTTCCCACAGTATTAGCTGGGTTGGCTTCATTGGGCCTGGAGGATTTGCTTCCAGAACATCTCATTTGTGTGCCTGAGAAGCTGGTTCTGGGTGCTACCTAGGAGCTCAGTCTAGGAATGTGGGTAGGGACCTTAGTTCCTGCCCACGTGGCTACTGATGCTTCCTCACAGCCTGGCAGCTGAGCTCCTTGAGTAAGTATCCCAAGAATCTGGGACAGTAGCCacagggctttaaaaaaaaattttttttaatgttttgtttatttttgagacagagacagagcatgagcaggggagggagagagagagagggagacacagaatccaaagcaggctccaggctctgagctgtcagcccagagcccgacgcggggctcaaactcatggaccgtgagatcacgacctgagccaaagtcggactcaaccgactgagccacccaggcgcccggccACAGGGCTTTTTAAATGACCTTCTCTTAGTATTGTTTCTTTGGAACCATCCGGGGTTAAGATAAATGTGGGGTGTCACctgtgatggggttttggagtgatgggggttcagagctgatgggcaagaaagaattcttgaagcaTCTTTGGCGCAaaagggtgattttattaaagcaccgcgacaggacccatgggcagaaagagttgtgctggggttgtgaggagtgactggttatatagtgtggagttggggggaggtgaagtcaagaggaagtttcttaaagggatttccatatgctgaaggagacacagattactggaggcctagctattgtcaagctaaggttgtttttccttctagcaaagcattagcattaagacagtagggggTCCCTGGAGATTCGGCTATTGATAaggttgcctttttcttgtaatttactaagatatttgtaaactgatggagattcAAGTTCTGCATGACTGTGacctctatcagttaaccattggttttctctccccttcctttgtccttgggcagccaggagtgacTGCTgtatcacacacatcccaccttgTGGGGGGTGGTTTGTGGGGTGTCagcctgccttatgctccctcatcacctGTGTCATCAGACAACATTGTTTATCATTGAAAAGACCCCTGACCAGACTAAGTGGATCGTCAGTGGGCACATAGCCTACGTAGCCtggactgttttaaaaaaaatggtttaagggggcacctgggtggctctgtaggttaagcgtccaactcctgattccagctcaggtcatgatctcacagttcgtgagttcaagtcctgcatgggCTCTGCGCGgacgtgtggagcctgcttgggattctctctctccctctctcactgcccctcccctgatggctcgctcgctctctctctctctctctctctctctctcaaaaataaataaattttttaaaaaaggtttaagaaataagtttttgttttcctgggtgaagtttcttttttctgaatatgACACTTGTATACTTTGGAAGCCACCCTCATGGGCTGATACAAGCTGATGGTTCCTGTCCCGTATGTGGATCTACATGTGAGATAGTTTGCATCTCCAACCACGTGGCCTACCCCTTTCAACTGGGCTGCCTGTTTGGGAGGCCAGAAAGGACCACCTAGATAGTTGCAAGGCATCCCCATAAAGATGTGTCTAACGCTGTCATGGTGGCATGTTGGGTTTCCCTCCTATGTCCTCTTAACTCTGCTCTGCTGAGCTGAAGCCTATTGTGACTTGTGTATGTGAACTGAAGAAATCGGCTGCTGTGACACATAGTGGTTGTGAATGGAAAACAGACTGGAAGAGAGAAACTCAGTGTAGCTTCCAAGACAGACAAGCGTTGTgctcagaaacaagaaaatccaCCCAGGAAAACTGAGACTTCTCTCTTAAGTAGTCCACAGGTTATGCAGGCCCTCTGGACCTATGGGTCCATTTGCTACCAGAAACTGGGTTCACATCTTGGCCTCTTGGTAGTGTTGAACCACAAGACACAATGAAGCCAAAGAATAGGGAAAGAAAGGGTTTTATTTTCAACGAGGAAAATGCGGTGGATCTTTTCCAAAGTAGTGTCTCCCTGAACAAAACTGGgggaacgcttaaccaactgagccacccaggtgccccggggcaGAAAAATCATCTTAACATGACTGAGTCCAGGCCAAAGTCACTAGGTTTGGCAAAGGTCAGCATTATCAATTCTCTGGCTCCTTGTGGTCTAGTATCTGAGTGCTCAAAAGGGCTTAGATCCCACAAAGATTACTCCTTAGTGTGCACAAGGCTGTCTTCACATATGAatgagcactgggagttttaACTCTGATTTATTGCCCTGATAGGATTAGTCAACCTCCTGGCTGTTTATTCTTACATTGTTTCATAAGATGGCCCCGGGGGCCTAAAATGACTCTTCTTGTGTCCAGAAAGCTATGTCTGTCATTCCTTTTCCAGGAATCTCTAACTCCGGTCACATAGTCGCAGTTCTTTCAGTGCGGATCAGGCGAGCTCTTAAATGATAAACAATGTTGCCTGATAACATAGCTGACACTATGCCTTTATCTTAAACCATGATGGTTCCAAAGAAACAGTATCCAGAGAACATGCCTGAGGTCAACTTCCCAAGGAGAAGGGGGTAAAACTTACCCTGAACCTATTTGCACTCACCCCCGCCCCAACCGTGAACTTGGATGAGCAAATGTAACACAGATCACCAGGACCTTACTATCCAAAGAGGCATCAACGGACTCGTCACGCCTCGGATTGGTCTGTGTTTTGGGTCATTTAGTTTTTATAAGGGTTATAACAGCATCCAATGGTGGGATCAAGGGTGGGTTTAAAATACACCAAACACAGCGGCATATAGCATTTACGCTGTTACTCAAAAGGCCTGCGGGGCACCCTTTCCTGGGATTTCGCAGCCCAGCATCCCCAGCAGTCCCTCCTTCTGGCGGGAGGACGCCGAGCATGCGGTGCAGCGCAGCGCCGCAGTGCGCAGGCGCCTCCAGCAGCGCTCGCTCATGCGCACTGCTGCGGCGGAGGGAGCCGCCATGTTTCCATCGAGGTCGCGCCGTTAGGCTCGCAGTGCGGTCGCTTTTGCTGCGCCTGGGGCTTCCTGGACTCTGGGACTCTGCTGAGTTAGTGGCTGCGACTGCCCTCGCATGGGGCTGTGATCCTCCTTAATGGTTTCCGTTGGCGGCCCCGGGGCCCCGTCAGGGCTCCGCCGCCCCTTGGAGTCCGGGGAGAGCCGTGCCGCGCGCAGGGCACCTGATTTtgcctcctggggggggggggggtgtttgcaCAGGTGCATCTCCCATGGGGATGGAGCCAGCCTGCACCCCATTTACCCAGACAGATCCCAAGTTACACACGTGAGGTTCGGGCCCTCATACCTGCGTCTGCCCCATCCAGGCACTGGCGTCCCCAGGCAGTAGCCCTCGCTTTGCATAAGCCCACACCTCCGTGGCTGGCAGTGGCCCGTCCGCTGTAGCTGCCTGGACATCTGCATGACGCCCGCCAGCCTAGCTGCCGCTGGACTTTGGTTGCTGACTTTGCAAGGTTGAGAAGGAATGTAAACACGCAAGCGGAATTGAGGCGCTTGCCCCCCGTCAAAGGAAGTTCAGGTGAGAGATGTGTGTGTGGGTAGAAGCCAGAATGCACCCAGAAGGGGAGGAAGCAgctttaaatatttgcaaagctcAGGGAGTGTCAGTGCTGGGCCACCATGATGGTCCTGATGGAGGAGGACCCACCGCTGTAGGAGCCTGGGGAGCGATAGCAGTGAAGCTCAGAGGGTTCCGAGCTCCTACGTTGGTGGGTTCGGAAACCAAGTCAGAAAACTGGGCGAAGGTGCACAAAAGCGCGTGCTAGGGAAAATAAAAGGCGCCCACGTCCCTGCCTTGTACGCAGGCTTCCACTTTTGCGGAGGGCCAGAGCTAGGAGGGAGCGTGACATGTAAGCTTAAATCAAGGTGGTTGCTTTCACTTTTACATACTTCTGGACATTTTCAATTGGTCAgaagaagatatttatttattcattttaaaatgttttttcaacgtttatttatttttgggacagagagagacagagcatgaacgggggaggggcagagagagagggagacacagaatcggaaacaggctccaggctccgagccatcagcccagagcctgacgcggggctcgaactcacggaccgcgagatcgtgacctggctggagtcggacgcttaaccaactgcgccacccaggcgcccctgtttttatttatttttgagacagagagagacagagcatgagtaggggaggggcagagagagggggaggcacagaatctgaagcaggctccaggctctgagctgtcagcacagagcctgatgtggggctcgaactcaccgagtgtgagatcatgacctgagctgaagtcggacgcttaaccgactgcgccacccaggtgcccctgaggcaCACTtttaacaaaagtttatttaatgtattttgagagagagaggcagagggcgagggagagagagaaccccaagcaggctccacactgtcagtgcagggcctgacgctgggctcgaactcacaatctgtgaggtcatgacctgaactgaaaccaagaggtggtcacttaaccaactgagccacccaggtgccccaaggcacaCTTTTTTAAGGAGAGAAGGGGTAACTCAGAATGCTTTCtgaattaaaatttctttggAGGAAACTGGGAGTTCTAAGTgtggtggcttctcattggctgggctgctATCTTCTGATTGGCTGGGGTGTGATcatctcattggctgggctgttgccaggACAGAATCTTCCTCTTGCTGAGGTAGTGAGGTGGGCTTCTTCCAGTTGGTTCTTCGAAGGACTCTGTGAGGTATAGCTTGAAAGTttacccctctcctcccctcccaatcTGGGCTCCtgacattgtattttattttattttattctattttattttattttattttattattttattttatattttattttatgtataattatttattttgagagagatagagagcgcgTCCtcgtgcaagttggggaggggcagagagagagagagagggacagagagagccccaagcagactccatgctgtcagcagagaacccgatgcagggctcgaactcacaaactgtgagatcatgacctgagtcaaagttgggcgcttaaccgactgaggcaccccgGCCACCCCAGACTCCATTTTAAATGGGGTTTCCTTTATTCAGATtcagaagagattaaaaaataagaaaatgagaagtttCAGTTATATATACGTATGCAACGTTAAGCCATCTGATATTCTAGAAGGAGCTTTCTAAATTACACAGGCCTTGggctaatttatattttttatttgtctccatttcAAAATACACATGCAGATTTTTCAAGAGTTTCCGTCCCATCCTGCTCACCCTAATACTCAAATCCCGCGCGTCTTCCTCAAAACGTCCGTCAAGGAGATGGGTAACATGCTTATTTTACAGGTGAGTGATTGAGGCACAAGGAGTTGAAGGTCGTGGGGGAGTCTCTGAGTGTTCAAAGATGGGCAGCACGGGGACCAGCAGGCAGGTTGCAGGTCAGGTCAGTTGGCTTCTCTGTTTTCCTGCCAACCCTgcagggggctgtggggggggggtgggggagggcgggaggcTGGTGATATATGCGGGTCTGTGCTGGCAAATGCAAAACATTCCATTTTTGTCAGGAGCTCGCCTAGAGAGGTTTCCTTCagctgcagagaaagaaaaattaggaaattatGAGACGGAGACAAGGAAAAGAGTGGGAAGTTTCCAGAAATGGCCGGAGATAAAAATAACAGGAAGGGGATCCCCCCAGAACCCTCTGTGTCCCTcatccctgcttccttccctcagcCGCGAGCAGTTGGGGCCTTTACCTGGGGCAGATCCTGGAGATGGGCGACGAAGGGCACTGGGACTGGGTACCCAGGACCTTCAACTTCACAACAAACCTCTTGGGGCCAAAGGACTCGGGACAGCAGAGCTCCAGGCAGGGCCAGAAGGTGCAGTTGGGGCCACATTGGCGAGTCCGGTTCAGGGGCAGGATGGTGTCATCGCTACAGCAGTGCTGCAAGGGGTCGTAGACCTGGTCCCCACACCGAGGGGCGGGCTGGCACAGCCACAGACTTGAGCCCGTGGGGGCATCTGGTGGAGACACTGATGGTGGGCGTCCAAGGAGGGACAGATGCCCAGGGCAGCTTCCTCCCTCCCCGTTCTCTCTCCTTGGTCTTACCTGCCACTGCCTTTGATCCCTGGAGAAAGAAAATTGTTATGCAGACAGGAACTCCTACGGGAAAAATAAAGTGGGCTCTTTTCCAGTCGGAATTCCCAATTCACGCCCACACAACACCAGGCCATTCTCAGATACCAGCGGGTGTCTGAGAATTCAACTCAGTCCTGACACTGtctacccagagatagcatcagCTCCtaacaggttaagggctcagtcccgcaagactgtcccccacccctcaccgcAGACACTAGT from the Prionailurus viverrinus isolate Anna chromosome E2, UM_Priviv_1.0, whole genome shotgun sequence genome contains:
- the LOC125153222 gene encoding insulin growth factor-like family member 3 isoform X2 is translated as MIPRRCILGVPVCITIFFLQGSKAVADAPTGSSLWLCQPAPRCGDQVYDPLQHCCSDDTILPLNRTRQCGPNCTFWPCLELCCPESFGPKRFVVKLKVLGTQSQCPSSPISRICPS
- the LOC125153222 gene encoding insulin growth factor-like family member 3 isoform X1; the encoded protein is MIPRRCILGVPVCITIFFLQGSKAVAVSPPDAPTGSSLWLCQPAPRCGDQVYDPLQHCCSDDTILPLNRTRQCGPNCTFWPCLELCCPESFGPKRFVVKLKVLGTQSQCPSSPISRICPS